The Sandaracinus amylolyticus genomic interval GGTTGTGATCGACGTCGCGCGCGTGCCACGCGCGCTCGCTCTCCGGCACCAGCGACGCGACGTCGAGCTTGCCGGTCACGCGGAACCACGCCGCGCTGTGCGGATGATCGCTGTCGCGCGTCAGGCCGAGCTTCTTCTGGATGATCCGGCGGCGACCGCTCGCGTCGATCACCCAGCGCGCCTCGAGGACCTCGCGACGACCGCCGTCCGCCGAGATCATCACCTGGTGTCGCGCGCCGTCCTCGAGCAGCGCGTCCTCGGGCACCGCGCCCTCGCGCCGCGCGGCGAGCTCGACGCCGTACACGTGCCAGCCCTCGTAGAGCGCCGCGCCGTCCTGCTCGACGAATCCGCGCAGATCGTTCTCGAAGCGCCCGCGATCGAGCTGGAAGCTCGGCACCACGGGGTGCTCGCTCGGGCCGATCTCGCGACGCGCCGCGAGCGGTCCGCGCGTGTCGCCGGTGAAGTAGCGCAGACCGTTCTTCACGAGCTGGCGCTCGTGGAGGTACGCGTTGAGGTCGAGCACGTGCTCGAAGAAGTGCGCGCCGATCTCGACGCTCGACTCGCCGACCTTGTGGCACGCGTCGGGCAGCGGGCGCTTCGTCGGCTCGACCACCGCGACGCTCACCGCGGGCATCTCGCGCCGCAGGTGACGGGCCAACGTCAGGCCCGCGAGACCACCACCACAGATCACGACGTCGTAGCGCTTCATAGAGGCGCGGCGAGTCTACTCGTGGCCCCCCGCCCACGCACCCGCGGGAGAGTGCGAGATCCCCTAGCGAAACAGACGGCTGCGGCGGGTCCTTGCGCGTGCAAATGTCCGGGGTTCCAGCGTCCGCGGAACGGGTGGCGTGCGGAACATGGCGCCGATATCCTAGGCCCCCTCTCGGGGGAGAAGCGCACCCACGCCGCCGTAGCGCACCGGAGTCCGCCACGGCGGCGAAGTCGATCCCAGAGCCCCGCGCCGCGTCGAAGGCAGCTGTCCATCCCACCGAGCCCGGAGAAGTCGTGCACCCCGAGAAGAAGGTCGACGTCGCGATCCTCGGCGGTGGTCTCGCCGGCAACCTGGTGGCGCGTCAGCTGCGCCGGACGCTCCCCGACGTCTCGATCGCGATCTTCGAGAAGGACGTCGAGCGCGGCTTCAAGGTGGGCGAGTCGAGCGTCGAGATCGCCTCGAATTTCTTCATCCGGAAGCTCGGGCTCTCGACGTATATGTACGACGAGCAGCTCGCGAAGAACGGCCTCCGCTTCTTCTTCGACACCCCCGAGAAGAACGCGCACCTCTTCGAGATGAGCGAGGTCGGCAGCAACAAGCTGCCGATGTTCCCGACCTTCCAGATCGATCGCGCGCGCTTCGAGGCGGATCTCCTCGAGATGAATCGCGCCGACGCGGTCGACGTCCAGGTCGGCGTCACCGTGCGCGATCTCGAGCTGAAGAGCGGCACCGACGAGGCGCGCACGCACCGCCACGCGTTCACCGTCGAGGCGCCGGACGGCGCGCGCACGCGCTACGCCGCGCGCTGGGTGATCGACGCGAGCGGTCGGCGCCAGCTGATCAGCAACCAGCGCGAGCTGCGCGTGCGCGAGCCGCACGGATGCGGCGCGGTGTGGGGCCGCTTCACCGGCATCACCGACATGGACGGCTTGAGCGAGCGAGGCGGCGCGGGAGAGAGACCGTGGCCCGGCGCCGACGCGTGGAAGGCGCGGGCGCGCCACACCGCGCGCGTGCTGAGCACGAACCACTTCTGCTATCGCGGCTACTGGATCTGGTTCATCCCGATCGCGCGCGGCGTGACGTCGCTCGGTGTCGTCGGCGAGGTGTTCGAGCCGTGGATGCGCACGGAAGAGGGCTTCTGGAAGTTCCTCCGCGAGCACCGCGCCGTCGCGTCGCTGATCGAGAAGGCCGAGATGCTCGATGTCGGCCACTACGCTCGATACACGTATGGGACCAAGCAGTTCTGGGACGGCGCCGAGCGCTGGGCGATGATCGGCGAGGCCGCGGCCTTCAGCGATCCGTTCTACTCGCCGGGCTCCGACTACATCTCGATCGAGAGCGACATGATCACCGACATGATCCGTCGCGACTTCGAGGGTGAGTCGGACGCGGATCTCGCGGAGCGCAGCCGTCTGTACGACGAGTTCATGCGCTTCCGGTACGAAGCCACGATGAAGCTCTATCGCGAGCAGTATCCGGTGCTCGGCAGCTTCGAGACGATGCGTCTCAAGTGGAACTTCGACATCAGCTGTTACTACAACCTCTGGCTCGACTTCTTCTTGCGCGATCACCACCTCGATCTGCGCAAGGTGCGCGAGCAGCTCCGGCGCAAGGAGTACGTGCTCAACGCGCTGGAGAACTTCCGGCAGCTCTTCGGACGCCTGGTGCGCGAGCTCGAGGTGAGCGGGAATTATCACCGCGCGAACCTCGGCCAATACAACGACGGCACCGATCTCCTGCACTTCCAGGACGAGATCGGCCGTGAGCGGAAGAAGGGCGGCGTCAACGCGCGCACCGAGGAGATCTTCAATTTCTGTCTGACCGAGGCGCGCCGGATCCTCGGCGAGACCGGCGGCGCGCCGCTCGATCTCCATCAGTTCATGGAGCCCGTGCAGCTCGCCTGAGCCGCGCGGATTCGTGGTTCCAGACTTTTTCGTAAGAGAGCACCGTGTC includes:
- a CDS encoding NAD(P)/FAD-dependent oxidoreductase, which gives rise to MHPEKKVDVAILGGGLAGNLVARQLRRTLPDVSIAIFEKDVERGFKVGESSVEIASNFFIRKLGLSTYMYDEQLAKNGLRFFFDTPEKNAHLFEMSEVGSNKLPMFPTFQIDRARFEADLLEMNRADAVDVQVGVTVRDLELKSGTDEARTHRHAFTVEAPDGARTRYAARWVIDASGRRQLISNQRELRVREPHGCGAVWGRFTGITDMDGLSERGGAGERPWPGADAWKARARHTARVLSTNHFCYRGYWIWFIPIARGVTSLGVVGEVFEPWMRTEEGFWKFLREHRAVASLIEKAEMLDVGHYARYTYGTKQFWDGAERWAMIGEAAAFSDPFYSPGSDYISIESDMITDMIRRDFEGESDADLAERSRLYDEFMRFRYEATMKLYREQYPVLGSFETMRLKWNFDISCYYNLWLDFFLRDHHLDLRKVREQLRRKEYVLNALENFRQLFGRLVRELEVSGNYHRANLGQYNDGTDLLHFQDEIGRERKKGGVNARTEEIFNFCLTEARRILGETGGAPLDLHQFMEPVQLA